CGGCCGGCCAGGACCGCGCCAACCGGCGGCGACGCCATACGGCGAGGGCCATCCGACCGATGGACGGGGACGAGGAGGGCCCCACGGTCGCCACGGGTGGTGGAGCGGTCGTGGTGTCAGACACTGGCCTTCTCCATGTAACAGCGGTGGTTGGCCAGCGCCGCCGTGTTCATGTGCTTCACCTTTGAGCCGCTCACCACGAGGTTGGCGAAGCAGGCCAGCATCGACAGCACCATGTAGTCCTCCGCCCACCGGCGCTGGATCTTCGTGTAGGCGGCCGTGCGCTGGGCGCCGAGGGGCAGGTTCTTGGCCGTGTCCAGCTCCGCCTGGAGTGAGGCCGCGTCCTTGAGCGTGTCCATGCCGGTGATGGTCGCGCCGTAGAGACCGGTGGGGCTGGCCATGGCGCCGACCATGTCGTTGGCGTCCGGGACGTAGGTGTTGCGCTCCCAGATCATCAGGTCGTGGTAGTCGTCCTTGCCGTCGAGGAGCCGGGTGAAGTAGGTGGCCGGGTCGACGGAGGTGGTGACCACCTTGAAGCCGACGTCGGTCAGGTTCTGGGCGACGATCTGCGCGGCCTTCGGGTGCCAGGAGTCGCTCGCCGCCATGAGCCGGATACGGCGGCCGCCCGCGCCCGCCTCGGCGACGAGCTTCTTCGCCTTGGCCGTGTCCTGCGTGCTGAGGTCGGCGAGGCCGGTGTCGTAGCCGCTCTGCGCGGGCGGGATGGCGTAGCCCTCGGGCAGCGCGCCGACGCCGTAGAAGGCCTGGTCGAGGATGGACTTGCGGTCGATCGCGAGGTTGATGGCCTGGCGGACCTTGAGTTCGGGGACGCGGCGGGCGTCGATCATCAGGATGGCGTTGGCGTTGTACGGCGTCTTGTAGACCGTCACCGAGTCGTCCTTGCGCAGCTGTGCGGCCGCGGAGTACGGGGTGAACTGGGTGGCCGAGATGTCGCCGCTGAGCAGCGAACTGACGATGGTCGACGGGTCCTGGACCTGGCGCAGCACCAGCCGGTCGACGGGCGGTCTGCCGAGGCGGAAGTCGTCGAAGGCGGTGAGGGTGATCGACTGGCCGGAGGTGGCGGCGGAGAAGGCGAAGGGGCCGGTGCCGACGAGGTGCTTGCCGATGTCGGCGCCGTACTTCTTCAGCGCGGCCTTCGAGATGATGCGGCCGCCGATGTCGGAGAGCTGGCCCAGGGTGGTGCGGTCCGGCTTCTTGAGGACCATCTTCACGGTCATGTCGTCCGGGGCGGTCAGCGAAGCCACGTTCGCGCCGAGGTCGGACAGCGGGCGGGTGGCGCCCTTGGGGAGCGTCTTGTCCTTCTCGTCGAACTGCCGGCCCAGGCTGGCCAGGACGTCCGCCGAGGTGAGCGTGGTGCCGTCGTGGAACTTGACGCCCTCGCGCAGGGCGAAGGTGTACGTGAGCTGGTCGTCGGAGATCGTCCAGCTCTTGGCCAGGTCCGGGGTGGGCTCGTTGGTCTCGAAGGAGATGAAGGTCAGGCCCCGGCAGATGCAGTCGACGGCCATCCAGTCGCCCAACGAGGTGTAGAACGACGGGTCGTTGACCGCGCTGGTCGCGTCGATGGCCAGGGTCAGCGTGCCGCCCTTGCCGCTTCCCTTGGCGTCGTCGGCCGCGGCACCACAGGCGCTGAGCAGGGCGGGGAGCCCGAAGCCGACTCCCACGCCGAGGAGCCCCGCGCCCCGGAGCATGGTGCGGCGCGACGCCGTCGACGGGGCGGAGCCGGGTGAGGACGATCCAGCTGACTGGTCCGGCATGTGGGCCTCCTTGGGCACCGATCCTCGAATAATGGATCTCAAAGTGTCGAGATTGGATCCAAAAACATGTTCACGGGCCACAGAGTCCCTCTCGTGTCCCGGGTGTTAAAGGCGTGTGAACCGGGCTGTGGGTCTGGCGCCGGTCGATGCCGGCTATGCGCTCGGTCGGCCCATGCGGCGGATCAACTCCGGCCAGACCAAGGGGTCATGACCGGGGATGAGCTCGTAACCGCGTTCCGCGGCGATGCTCTTGAGGCGGCGGATGGGCTCGACGGTGCTCTCCGGGTCGACACCGATCGAGGCGCCGATCGGGCGCTCGTGCTCGATGTTCTCGGTGAGGTCGGCGGCGTCGAAGGCGAACACGAAGCCGCCGCCGTCCGCGAGGTCGACGACGAAACTCTGGTGCCCGGGGGTGTGCCCGGCGGTCAGTACGGCGGTGACGCCGGGGGCCAACTCGACGTCACCGTCGGCCTGTTGCCAGTCGACGCGCGGGTCGTCGAAGTCGACGCGGAAGATCGAGTGGCGCTCGACCTCGGGCCGCCCGGACAAGCCGTAGGCGAGTTCCTCGCGCTGTACGTGCACCGGAACCCGCCCCGCGAAGTGCTTGAGTCCGCCCGCGTGATCGGCGTGCAGATGGCTGAGGGCCACGGCGTGGATCGCGTCCATCGGGATACCGGCCGCGTCGAGGGCCTCCTCCAGGGGTTCGCCGGGGCCCGGCAGGATCGGCCGGTAGTTGGGCGAACCGTAGAAGCGGCGGCGCAGGGCCGGGTCCCGGATCAGCGCCGTGTTGAAGCCGGTGTCGAGCAGCAGCCAGCCGCCGTCGCACTCCAGGAGCACGGCCGGTACGGGTTCACGCAGCCGTTCCTCGTACGGGGCGCCGTACACGGAGACGGACTTGGGGAGCTCCTCCCAGCCCAGCAGTAGGGGCACGATCCTTCGCACCCCGTTGCGGGTCATGGGGTGTCCGGGTGGGCTGGCGGCTGGCGCATCGGCGTGATCCGTTCGGGGAGTGCATCATGGGCGCCTGCGGGTGTGGGGGCTCGCGTGCGCGGGGATGGGCCATGGGGATCCACACTTTAAGTATGTGGATCCCAAAGGCGGTTGCGGAGAGATGAACAAGTTCTCTCCCTCTCCCCTTTCAGATCGTCCTGCCGCGCAGTGTCTCCTTCTTGGCCCGGTTTCCGCAGGTGC
The nucleotide sequence above comes from Streptomyces sp. N50. Encoded proteins:
- a CDS encoding ABC transporter substrate-binding protein, which encodes MPDQSAGSSSPGSAPSTASRRTMLRGAGLLGVGVGFGLPALLSACGAAADDAKGSGKGGTLTLAIDATSAVNDPSFYTSLGDWMAVDCICRGLTFISFETNEPTPDLAKSWTISDDQLTYTFALREGVKFHDGTTLTSADVLASLGRQFDEKDKTLPKGATRPLSDLGANVASLTAPDDMTVKMVLKKPDRTTLGQLSDIGGRIISKAALKKYGADIGKHLVGTGPFAFSAATSGQSITLTAFDDFRLGRPPVDRLVLRQVQDPSTIVSSLLSGDISATQFTPYSAAAQLRKDDSVTVYKTPYNANAILMIDARRVPELKVRQAINLAIDRKSILDQAFYGVGALPEGYAIPPAQSGYDTGLADLSTQDTAKAKKLVAEAGAGGRRIRLMAASDSWHPKAAQIVAQNLTDVGFKVVTTSVDPATYFTRLLDGKDDYHDLMIWERNTYVPDANDMVGAMASPTGLYGATITGMDTLKDAASLQAELDTAKNLPLGAQRTAAYTKIQRRWAEDYMVLSMLACFANLVVSGSKVKHMNTAALANHRCYMEKASV
- a CDS encoding N-acyl homoserine lactonase family protein, translated to MPLLLGWEELPKSVSVYGAPYEERLREPVPAVLLECDGGWLLLDTGFNTALIRDPALRRRFYGSPNYRPILPGPGEPLEEALDAAGIPMDAIHAVALSHLHADHAGGLKHFAGRVPVHVQREELAYGLSGRPEVERHSIFRVDFDDPRVDWQQADGDVELAPGVTAVLTAGHTPGHQSFVVDLADGGGFVFAFDAADLTENIEHERPIGASIGVDPESTVEPIRRLKSIAAERGYELIPGHDPLVWPELIRRMGRPSA